GCAGTGCTCTACGGACAAGGGGAATGTCTGTTGTTGACCGTCAGCCCCGAGGGATTGATTAAAATTTTGAAGTCTCATGCCGGGAGTACTGCGTTGATCTCGCTCACGGTGGATGGTGCCAAGTCCAAACCGAACCGCACCGCGCTCTTGCGTGATTATCAAGTGGATCCGGTGACCGGGGCTGTCCTCCACGCGGACCTCTTTGAGATTTCCATGAGCAAGCCGATCAGAGTGAAGGTGCCGGTCAAGGTGATCGGCAGTGTTCCGGCCGGTGTGAAGGAAGGCGGCGTGCTGCATCACAACATGCGCGATGTGCACGTCGAATGTCTTCCGGCCGCATTGCCTGATTACATCGAGGTCGATGCGTCTTCCTTGACCATCGGCAGCGGCATC
This genomic window from Candidatus Nitrospira nitrificans contains:
- a CDS encoding 50S ribosomal protein L25, which gives rise to MKFDLTVAVREQAGKGAARSMRRAGKIPAVLYGQGECLLLTVSPEGLIKILKSHAGSTALISLTVDGAKSKPNRTALLRDYQVDPVTGAVLHADLFEISMSKPIRVKVPVKVIGSVPAGVKEGGVLHHNMRDVHVECLPAALPDYIEVDASSLTIGSGIHVKELGTREGVRFLDDADQMVVSVAAPMSDAKLEALLTSGAGAAGEPEVLTKGKEAGAEGAGGAEPAKAGAAAPAGAGDAKGGEKKEAAAAPKADKKEAEKKK